A stretch of Nitrospirota bacterium DNA encodes these proteins:
- a CDS encoding NUDIX hydrolase: MSVELHETLIATRPVYQGHYLRAEERTVRLPDGREAKREVVVPPNAVGVLPVTDTGTVYLVRQYRTAIERPILEIPAGILEPGEDPAQTARRECAEEIGLAPGRLDPLFGYYHSVGFSTGRIEVFLGRDLQPAPHEHPDGTEFLEVVTMPFVELLDRVRRGEIVDSKTLLATLWYRTFLAQDR; the protein is encoded by the coding sequence ATGAGCGTGGAGCTGCACGAAACCCTCATCGCCACACGCCCGGTGTACCAAGGTCACTACCTCCGCGCCGAGGAACGCACGGTGCGCCTCCCCGACGGGCGCGAGGCGAAGCGCGAGGTCGTGGTTCCGCCGAACGCGGTGGGCGTGCTCCCCGTGACCGACACCGGAACCGTGTATCTGGTCCGGCAATACCGGACCGCCATCGAGCGCCCGATCCTCGAAATTCCCGCGGGGATTCTCGAACCGGGGGAGGACCCGGCGCAGACCGCGCGTCGGGAATGCGCGGAAGAGATCGGCCTGGCGCCGGGTCGCCTCGACCCGCTCTTCGGGTACTATCACTCCGTGGGATTCTCGACCGGACGCATCGAGGTTTTCCTGGGGCGCGACCTGCAGCCCGCCCCCCACGAACACCCGGACGGCACCGAGTTTCTCGAAGTCGTCACCATGCCGTTCGTCGAATTGCTCGATCGGGTCCGCCGCGGCGAGATCGTGGACAGCAAGACCCTGCTCGCCACCCTGTGGTACCGCACGTTCCTGGCGCAGGATCGCTGA